The window TCGCAGCGGCTGCGACCCGGCTGCGACCGAGTGCTGCGTACAACCTCCGGCATGAGTCCATTGAGAACCGCCGGCTCCGGGATTGTCGTCGCCGGCCTGCGGAAGCGGTACGGGTCGACCCGAGCTCTCGACGGTATGTCCTTCGCCGTCCGCCCCGGGTTGGTGACCGGCTTCGTCGGCCCGAACGGCGCCGGGAAGTCCACCACGATGCGCGTGATCCTCGGCCTCGCCGCGGTCGAAGCGGGCACCGCGCTGATCGAGGGGAAGCCCTACCGCGGCCTGCGGCACCCGCTTCGCCACGTCGGTTCCCTGCTGGACGCGGCGGCGCCGCACCCCGGCCGGAGCGCTCGCAACCACCTGCTCTGGATGGCGCATTCCCAAGGCTTGGCGCCGCGGCGGGTGGACGAGGTGCTCGAGCAGGTCGGCCTGGCCTCGGTGGCGCGGCGCAAGGCGGGCGGCTACTCGCTGGGCATGCGGCAGCGGCTCGGCGTCGCCGCGGCCCTGCTGGGCGACCCGCCGATCGTCCTGCTCGACGAGCCGTTCAACGGCATGGACCCGGACGGCATCATCTGGATGCGCGGGTTCCTGCGGTCCCTGGCCGCCGAGGGCCGGGCCGTCCTGGTGTCCAGCCATCTGATGAGCGAGGTGCAGGACACGGCCGATCATCTCGTCGTGGCCGGGCGCGGCCGGGCCATCGCCGACACCGGCGTGGCCGAGCTGATCGCGGCAGCGTCCAAGAACCGGGTGGCCCTGCGGACCACGGCCCGGCCGGACGCCACGAGCGTGCTCGCGCGGGCCGGCGCCACCACAACGGCCACCGGCCCGGACACCCTGATCGTCTCCGGGTTGTCCCCGGACCGCGTCGTGACGCTGCTCAACGAAACCGGGGTCCCGTTCTCCGAGGTTTCAGCACACCGCGCCACGCTGGAGGGCGCCTACCTGGAACTCACCCGCGACGCGATCGAGTTCCGCGCCATGGCACCCGCGGAGGTGCCACGGTGACTCCCTTTCTCCTGTTGCTGCGTG of the Amycolatopsis sp. NBC_01488 genome contains:
- a CDS encoding ABC transporter ATP-binding protein encodes the protein MSPLRTAGSGIVVAGLRKRYGSTRALDGMSFAVRPGLVTGFVGPNGAGKSTTMRVILGLAAVEAGTALIEGKPYRGLRHPLRHVGSLLDAAAPHPGRSARNHLLWMAHSQGLAPRRVDEVLEQVGLASVARRKAGGYSLGMRQRLGVAAALLGDPPIVLLDEPFNGMDPDGIIWMRGFLRSLAAEGRAVLVSSHLMSEVQDTADHLVVAGRGRAIADTGVAELIAAASKNRVALRTTARPDATSVLARAGATTTATGPDTLIVSGLSPDRVVTLLNETGVPFSEVSAHRATLEGAYLELTRDAIEFRAMAPAEVPR